One Streptomyces sp. SAI-135 DNA segment encodes these proteins:
- a CDS encoding ABC transporter permease, with product MASTDTTPAQDAGSVEAGLDALETQATGRPSLRETLVNKILPPVIALAVVLVVWTLLYPVVDDPSKLPSPSAVGATFKDAWLAGDLLGYIWTSVSRGLLGFFFALLIGTPLGLIVARVKFVRAAIGPILSGLQSLPSVAWVPPAVIWLGLNNSMMYAVILLGAVPSIANGLVSGVDQVPPLFLRAGRTMGATGVKGIWHVTLPAALPGYVAGLKQGWAFSWRSLMAAEIIAQFPDLGVGLGQLLENGRTNSDMAMVFEAILLILFVGIAIDLLIFSPLERWVLRSRGLLVKG from the coding sequence ATGGCCAGCACTGACACGACACCGGCCCAGGACGCCGGGAGCGTAGAGGCCGGCCTCGACGCGCTGGAGACCCAGGCCACCGGCCGCCCGTCCCTCCGGGAGACCCTGGTCAACAAGATCCTGCCGCCGGTCATCGCGCTCGCGGTGGTCCTCGTGGTCTGGACCCTGCTCTACCCGGTCGTGGACGACCCGTCCAAGCTGCCCTCGCCGTCGGCGGTGGGTGCCACCTTCAAGGACGCCTGGCTGGCGGGCGATCTGCTCGGCTACATCTGGACCAGCGTCTCGCGCGGTCTGCTGGGCTTCTTCTTCGCCCTGCTCATCGGTACCCCGCTGGGTCTGATCGTGGCCCGGGTGAAGTTCGTCCGGGCGGCCATCGGCCCCATCCTGTCCGGGCTCCAGTCGCTGCCGTCGGTGGCGTGGGTGCCGCCGGCCGTGATCTGGCTGGGCCTGAACAACTCGATGATGTACGCGGTGATCCTGCTCGGCGCGGTGCCCTCCATCGCCAACGGTCTGGTGTCCGGTGTCGACCAGGTGCCGCCGCTGTTCCTGCGGGCCGGGCGCACCATGGGGGCGACGGGCGTCAAGGGCATCTGGCACGTCACCCTGCCAGCCGCGCTGCCGGGCTATGTGGCGGGCCTGAAGCAGGGCTGGGCGTTCTCCTGGCGCTCGCTGATGGCCGCGGAGATCATCGCCCAGTTCCCCGATCTCGGCGTGGGACTCGGCCAGTTGCTGGAGAACGGCCGCACCAACAGCGACATGGCCATGGTGTTCGAGGCGATCCTGCTCATCCTGTTCGTCGGCATCGCGATCGACCTGCTGATCTTCAGCCCGCTGGAGCGGTGGGTGCTGCGCAGCCGCGGTCTGCTGGTGAAGGGCTGA
- a CDS encoding ABC transporter ATP-binding protein yields the protein MATTTTLAKADETVEYAARLDHVSKSFAGPGGQQLVLDDVSIDVAPGEFVTLLGASGCGKSTLLNLVAGLDQPSAGGITTDGHPALMFQEHALFPWLTAGKNIELALKLRGVPKPDRRGKAEELLELVRLKGAYGKRVHELSGGMRQRVALARALAQESNLLLMDEPFAALDAITRDVLHDEITRIWAETGLSVLFVTHNVREAVRLAQRVILLSSRPGRIAREWTVDIPQPRRIEDAPVAELAREITEELRGEIRRHGQH from the coding sequence ATGGCCACGACCACGACGCTCGCCAAGGCCGACGAGACGGTCGAGTACGCCGCGCGTCTCGACCACGTCTCGAAGTCCTTCGCGGGACCGGGCGGACAGCAGCTCGTCCTGGACGACGTCAGCATCGATGTCGCGCCGGGCGAGTTCGTCACCCTCCTGGGGGCCTCGGGCTGCGGCAAGTCCACGCTGCTGAACCTGGTGGCGGGGCTTGACCAGCCCAGCGCGGGTGGCATCACCACCGACGGCCACCCCGCCCTGATGTTCCAGGAACACGCCCTCTTCCCGTGGCTGACCGCGGGCAAGAACATCGAACTCGCCCTGAAGCTCAGGGGAGTTCCCAAGCCCGACCGGCGCGGCAAGGCCGAGGAGCTGCTCGAACTGGTCCGGCTGAAGGGCGCGTACGGCAAGCGCGTGCACGAGCTGTCGGGCGGTATGCGCCAGCGCGTGGCACTGGCCCGCGCGCTCGCGCAGGAGAGCAACCTGCTGCTGATGGACGAGCCGTTCGCGGCCCTCGACGCCATCACACGGGACGTGCTGCACGACGAGATCACCCGGATCTGGGCGGAGACCGGCCTGTCCGTCCTGTTCGTCACGCACAACGTGCGGGAGGCGGTACGGCTCGCGCAGCGCGTGATCCTGCTGTCCTCGCGTCCCGGCCGGATCGCGCGCGAGTGGACGGTCGACATTCCGCAGCCGCGCCGCATCGAGGACGCGCCCGTGGCCGAACTGGCCCGTGAGATCACCGAAGAACTGCGTGGGGAGATCCGCCGTCATGGCCAGCACTGA
- a CDS encoding aliphatic sulfonate ABC transporter substrate-binding protein — protein MPATSVLRRSLAVMAALPLLTLAACGYGSEAKDDDTAKVAAGAKKIDGLDSVKIGYFGNLTHGTALVGVDKGFFQKELGATKASYATFNAGPSEIEALNSKSIDIGWIGPSPAINGYVKSGGKSLKIIGGSASGGVKLVVNPDKIKSLKDVKGKKIATPQLGNTQDVAFLNWISEQGWKVDAQSGKGDVTVVRTDNKITPDAYKSGSIDGAWVPEPTASKLVAEGAKVLLDESSLWPDKKFVITNIIVRQDFLKEHPKAVEAVLRASVEANKWINANPDEAKAAANKQLEADSGKALKPAVLDPAWKSIQFTNDPLAATLDTEAEHAVKAGLLEKPDLNGIYDLTILNKVLKAEGESTVDAAGLGTS, from the coding sequence GTGCCTGCTACATCAGTTCTTCGCCGCTCCCTCGCGGTCATGGCCGCGCTCCCGCTTCTCACGCTCGCCGCCTGCGGTTACGGCTCCGAGGCGAAGGACGACGACACCGCCAAGGTCGCCGCCGGCGCCAAGAAGATCGACGGACTCGACTCCGTCAAGATCGGCTACTTCGGCAACCTCACCCACGGCACCGCGCTCGTCGGGGTGGACAAGGGCTTCTTCCAGAAGGAACTCGGGGCCACCAAGGCCTCGTACGCGACCTTCAACGCCGGCCCGTCCGAGATCGAGGCGCTCAACTCCAAGTCGATCGACATCGGCTGGATCGGCCCCTCCCCCGCGATCAACGGCTACGTCAAGTCGGGCGGCAAGAGCCTGAAGATCATCGGCGGTTCGGCCTCGGGCGGTGTGAAGCTGGTCGTCAACCCGGACAAGATCAAGTCCCTGAAGGACGTCAAGGGCAAGAAGATCGCGACGCCGCAGCTGGGCAACACCCAGGACGTGGCGTTCCTCAACTGGATCTCCGAGCAGGGCTGGAAGGTCGACGCGCAGAGCGGCAAGGGTGACGTCACCGTCGTCCGCACCGACAACAAGATCACGCCGGACGCCTACAAGTCCGGGTCCATCGACGGCGCCTGGGTGCCGGAGCCGACCGCCTCCAAGCTGGTCGCCGAGGGCGCGAAGGTGCTGCTCGACGAGTCGTCGCTGTGGCCGGACAAGAAGTTCGTGATCACGAACATCATCGTGCGGCAGGACTTCCTCAAGGAGCACCCGAAGGCGGTCGAGGCCGTCCTGAGGGCGTCGGTGGAAGCCAACAAGTGGATCAACGCCAACCCGGACGAGGCGAAGGCGGCGGCCAACAAGCAGCTGGAGGCGGACTCCGGCAAGGCGCTCAAGCCCGCGGTCCTGGACCCGGCGTGGAAGTCGATCCAGTTCACCAACGACCCGCTGGCCGCCACCCTCGACACCGAGGCGGAGCACGCGGTCAAGGCCGGTCTGCTGGAGAAGCCCGACCTGAACGGGATCTACGACCTCACGATCCTCAACAAGGTCCTCAAGGCCGAGGGCGAGTCCACGGTCGACGCCGCCGGTCTCGGCACCAGCTGA
- a CDS encoding GTP-binding protein has product MSTTTELTETTLLRFATAGSVDDGKSTLVGRLLHDSKSILTDQLEAVERASASRGAEGPDLALLTDGLRAEREQGITIDVAYRYFATPRRRFILADTPGHVQYTRNMVTGASTAELTVILIDARNGVVEQTRRHAALAALLRVPHVVLAVNKMDLVDYQESVFAAIAEEFTAYATELGVPEVTAIPISALAGDNVVEPSANMDWYGGPTVLEHLETVPVTHDLSHCHARLPVQYVIRPQTAEHPDYRGYAGQIAAGSFRVGEQVTVLPSGRSTKIAGIDLLGEPVDVAWTTQSVTVLLEDDIDISRGDLLVPSKDAPPTTQDIEATVCHVADAPLTVGHRVLLKHGTRTVKAIVKDIPSRLTLADLSLHPHPGQLVANDIGRVKIRTAEPLPVDSYSDSRRTGSFILIDPNDGTTLTAGMVGESFASPEPVKDESEDDGWDF; this is encoded by the coding sequence ATGAGCACGACCACGGAACTCACCGAGACGACCCTGCTGCGGTTCGCGACCGCCGGTTCGGTCGACGACGGCAAGTCCACGCTCGTGGGCCGGCTGCTGCACGACTCCAAGTCGATCCTGACCGATCAGCTGGAGGCCGTGGAGCGGGCGTCGGCGAGCCGGGGCGCCGAGGGCCCGGACCTGGCGCTGCTGACGGACGGCCTGCGGGCCGAGCGGGAGCAGGGCATCACCATCGACGTGGCCTACCGCTACTTCGCCACCCCGCGCCGCCGGTTCATCCTCGCCGACACCCCCGGCCATGTGCAGTACACCCGCAACATGGTGACGGGTGCCTCCACGGCCGAGCTGACGGTGATCCTGATCGACGCCCGCAACGGTGTCGTGGAGCAGACCCGCCGGCACGCGGCCCTCGCGGCGCTGCTGCGGGTGCCGCACGTGGTGCTCGCGGTCAACAAGATGGACCTCGTCGACTACCAGGAGTCCGTGTTCGCCGCGATCGCCGAGGAGTTCACGGCGTACGCGACCGAGCTGGGCGTGCCCGAGGTCACCGCGATCCCGATCTCGGCGCTCGCCGGGGACAACGTGGTGGAGCCGTCGGCCAACATGGACTGGTACGGCGGTCCGACCGTCCTGGAGCACCTGGAGACGGTCCCGGTCACCCACGACCTGTCCCACTGCCACGCCCGGCTTCCCGTCCAGTACGTGATCCGGCCGCAGACCGCGGAGCACCCCGACTACCGGGGTTACGCCGGTCAGATCGCCGCCGGTTCCTTCCGGGTCGGCGAGCAGGTCACGGTGCTGCCCTCGGGCCGGTCCACGAAGATCGCCGGGATCGACCTGCTCGGTGAGCCGGTCGACGTGGCCTGGACGACCCAGTCGGTGACGGTCCTCCTGGAGGACGACATCGACATCTCGCGCGGCGACCTGCTGGTGCCCAGCAAGGACGCCCCGCCGACCACCCAGGACATCGAGGCGACCGTCTGCCACGTGGCCGACGCCCCGCTGACCGTGGGCCACCGTGTGCTGCTCAAGCACGGCACCCGCACGGTCAAGGCGATCGTCAAGGACATCCCGTCCCGGCTCACGCTCGCCGACCTGTCCCTGCACCCGCACCCGGGACAGCTCGTCGCCAACGACATCGGCCGGGTGAAGATCCGTACCGCCGAGCCGCTGCCCGTCGACTCCTACTCGGACTCCCGGCGCACCGGCTCGTTCATCCTGATCGACCCGAACGACGGCACCACGCTCACCGCGGGCATGGTCGGCGAGTCGTTCGCTTCCCCGGAGCCCGTCAAGGACGAGTCCGAGGACGACGGGTGGGACTTCTGA
- the cysD gene encoding sulfate adenylyltransferase subunit CysD, whose product MTTTVAKVAEGTEAPYALSHLDALESEAVHIFREVAGEFERPVILFSGGKDSIVMLHLALKAFAPAAIPFSLLHVDTGHNFPEVLEYRDRVVAAHGLRLHVASVQDYIDRGVLKERPDGTRNPLQTLPLTEKIQAERFDAVFGGGRRDEEKARAKERVFSLRDEFSQWDPRRQRPELWNLYNGRHAPGEHVRVFPLSNWTELDVWQYIAREGIELPEIYFAHEREVFSRNGMWLTAGEWGGPKDGESVEKRLVRYRTVGDMSCTGAVDSDAVTLEQVIAEIAASRLTERGATRADDKMSEAAMEDRKREGYF is encoded by the coding sequence ATGACGACGACCGTTGCCAAGGTGGCGGAGGGCACGGAGGCTCCGTACGCCCTGTCCCACCTGGACGCCCTCGAGTCCGAGGCCGTGCACATCTTCCGTGAGGTGGCGGGTGAGTTCGAGCGGCCGGTGATCCTGTTCTCCGGCGGCAAGGACTCCATCGTCATGCTGCATCTGGCGCTCAAGGCGTTCGCGCCCGCGGCGATCCCGTTCTCGCTGCTGCATGTGGACACCGGACACAATTTCCCCGAGGTCCTTGAGTACCGGGACCGTGTGGTCGCCGCCCATGGGCTGCGCCTGCATGTGGCCTCCGTACAGGACTACATCGACCGCGGTGTGCTCAAGGAGCGTCCGGACGGGACCCGCAACCCGCTCCAGACGCTGCCGCTGACGGAGAAGATCCAGGCCGAGAGGTTCGACGCGGTCTTCGGCGGTGGCCGCCGGGACGAGGAGAAGGCCCGCGCCAAGGAGCGGGTGTTCTCGCTGCGCGACGAGTTCTCCCAGTGGGACCCGCGCCGCCAGCGCCCCGAGCTGTGGAACCTGTACAACGGCCGCCACGCCCCCGGTGAGCACGTCCGGGTCTTCCCGCTGTCCAACTGGACCGAGCTGGACGTCTGGCAGTACATCGCCCGTGAGGGGATCGAGCTGCCGGAGATCTACTTCGCGCACGAGCGTGAGGTGTTCTCGCGCAACGGCATGTGGCTGACGGCCGGCGAGTGGGGCGGCCCGAAGGACGGTGAGAGCGTCGAGAAGCGCCTGGTGCGCTACCGGACCGTCGGTGACATGTCCTGCACGGGCGCGGTCGACTCGGACGCGGTGACGCTGGAGCAGGTCATCGCCGAGATCGCCGCCTCCCGGCTGACCGAGCGGGGCGCCACCCGCGCCGACGACAAGATGTCCGAGGCCGCGATGGAAGACCGTAAGCGCGAGGGGTACTTCTAA